The following are encoded together in the Salvia hispanica cultivar TCC Black 2014 chromosome 6, UniMelb_Shisp_WGS_1.0, whole genome shotgun sequence genome:
- the LOC125195442 gene encoding putative disease resistance protein At1g50180 yields MGGSGKTTIAKKLYNETTDFDLSAWVCITQQCESRSVWEDVLRQLENQKKNKKSVSSVKHELRIKEEVPSLSNFELIERLCEIQREKRCLIVLDDLWELSHWEELKHPFIAQDLQSKILVTTRKQKVAEIGLAVEHGLLHMDAAMELLKYKAFHHGNIPDLALEERFEKIGEEMVHKCGYLPLAISLLGGVLRKKISMEEWELVNKDIKEVIYRDEKQIDGVLSLSYESLPYYMKPCFLYMGILFNEDETIDAGHLYKMWIAQGMISYENIGDKEDTLMDIAELYLSELASRSLVQVEIMFTYDVANRTRKYDTCKLHDVVRELCLQLGKREDFGVQSLEYQGGKLSTLIREASSHMKIQHLAIHFRSEVEHEPAVTCGEDTSKHIRSLRLTNLINSNVFLFPPQSMVDLQKFKLLRDLVIVGFKFAGGKLPRGITNLVHLRSLCLQGCELDKLPSSIRNLVYIDTIDLANTMNVEVPNVLQEMLRLKHLYFPLYGDEKIGNYRNEESPTFFSKNTR; encoded by the exons ATGGGAGGCTCAGGCAAGACCACTATTGCCAAGAAGCTCTACAATGAGACGACCGACTTTGATCTCTCCGCGTGGGTTTGTATTACACAGCAATGCGAGAGTCGATCAGTTTGGGAGGATGTTCTGAGGCAACTAGAGAATcagaagaagaataagaagagTGTTTCAAGTGTGAAACATGAGCTACGAATAAAGGAGGAGGTTCCAAGTCTGAGCAACTTTGAGTTGATCGAGCGACTATGTGAGATACAAAGAGAGAAGCGATGTCTCATTGTTTTGGATGATCTTTGGGAGCTTTCTCATTGGGAGGAGTTGAAGCATCCGTTCATTGCCCAAGATTTGCAGAGCAAAATATTGGTGACAACACGGAAACAAAAGGTTGCAGAGATTGGATTGGCAGTGGAACATGGCCTTTTACATATGGATGCTGCAATGGAACTACTAAAATACAAAGCATTTCACCATGGAAACATTCCAG ACTTGGCATTGGAAGaaagatttgagaaaattGGGGAAGAAATGGTGCATAAATGTGGGTATTTGCCATTGGCAATTTCTTTACTCGGCGGGGTTTTGAGGAAGAAAATTTCGATGGAGGAGTGGGAATTAGTTAATAAAGACATCAAAGAAGTCATATATAGAGATGAAAAGCAGATTGATGGAGTGTTGAGCTTAAGCTATGAAAGTTTACCCTATTATATGAAGCCTTGCTTTTTATATATGGGTATATTATTCAATGAGGATGAAACCATAGATGCAGGGCATTTGTATAAGATGTGGATAGCACAAGGCATGATTTCATATGAGAATATTGGAGACAAAGAGGACACTTTAATGGACATCGCTGAGCTATACTTAAGTGAGTTGGCCTCTAGGTCTCTAGTTCAAGTTGAAATTATGTTTACTTATGATGTCGCAAATAGAACTAGAAAATATGATACATGCAAACTTCACGATGTAGTACGAGAACTATGTTTGCAATTGGGGAAAAGGGAGGATTTTGGTGTGCAGAGTTTGGAATATCAAGGTGGAAAACTTAGTACCTTGATACGGGAAGCTTCCTCGCATATGAAAATACAACATTTGGCTATCCATTTCAGGAGTGAAGTTGAACACGAGCCTGCAGTCACTTGTGGAGAAGATACTAGCAAGCATATAAGGTCTCTTCGATTGACCAATCTCATAAATTCGAATGTTTTTCTGTTTCCTCCACAAAGTATGGTTGatcttcaaaaattcaaattgttgAGAGATCTAGTTATCGTGGGATTCAAATTCGCAGGAGGAAAGTTACCAAGAGGAATCACTAATCTTGTTCACCTTAGAAGTTTGTGTTTACAAGGATGTGAACTTGATAAGCTACCGTCATCCATTAGGAATTTGGTATACATTGATACCATCGATTTAGCAAATACAATGAATGTTGAAGTTCCAAATGTTTTGCAGGAGATGCTGCGATTAAAACACttatattttcctttatatGGAGATGAAAAGATTGGAAATTATCGA AATGAAGAATCTCCGACATTTTTCAGCAAGAATACACGATAA